The Aquidulcibacter paucihalophilus genomic interval CGTCCATGATCAGCTTGCCCTGGACGAAGCCCTCGCAGTCCAGTTCGACACGAGCGCTTTCGGGGTCCACCGATTTGACGCTGACCCGGACCAGAACCTCGTCGCCGATGCGGACGGGCAGGTGGAAGCCGAGGGTCTGGGACAGGTAGATCGCCCCGGCGCCGGGCAGGATGGTGCCAACCACGGCCGAGCCGAACGAGGCCGAGAGCAGGCCGTGGGCGATGCGGCCGCGATAGGCGGTCTTCGAGGCGAAGGCCTCGTCCATATGCACCGGATTGTAGTCATCCGAGGCATCGGCGAACTGCTGGATGCGCTGCTCGGTGACGAGGATGTTGGTCTCCGCCGTCATGCCGACGTGGAGTTCCTCGAGGATGTAGCCGCCGGAGGGGTGTTTGGTGACAAGTTCGGTCATGGCCCGGCCTTAGCGCGATTTGCCTCTGAGTGGGCCATTTTTTGGATTCAGGCCGACGCGGCCCGAAGCAAAAATGGCCGTGGTCACCACGCCAGATCGAGCGCGGCGTAGCGGGCGTACGTCGTCTCGGCCTTCAACAGGTCGGCGGCGCGGGCCGGATCGAGGCGGCCGTCGGGGCCGCGCGCGGCGTCTCCGTGGATGCCCTGGGCGATGAACAGGCAGTCCAGCGCCTGTTTGTTGGCACCGAGCACATCGGTGACCACCCCGTCGCCGATGCACAGGACGCGCGAGCGATCGACCGGCCGTCCGAGCAGCCGCTCGCCCTCGGCCAGCGCCAGACCATAGATCGGATCGAAGGGCTTGCCGGCCATGGTGACCCGACCACCGAGGCTTTCGTACAGGTCGGCCAGCGAACCGCCGCAGTAGATCAGCCGGTCGCCGCGCTGGACCACCCGGTCCGGGTTGGCGCAGATCAGTTCGAGCCCGCGCGCCACGCCGGCGGACAGGCGTTCGCGATAGTCCTCGGGCGTTTCGGTCTCGTCATCGACCGGGCCGGTGACCGAGATGAAGGCCGCGTCGGCGGCACCGTCCGCGACCTGCAGGCCGAGACCGTCATAGAGGGGCCAGTCGCGGTCCGGACCGATGATCCAGGCCGGGCCGGGCGCGCGTTTGGCGAGTTCGTGGCGAGTGGCGTCGCCCGAGGTGACGACGGCGCGCCAGCTGTCGCGCGGCACGTCCAGGGCGTCGAGCTGGACCACCACGCCTGGCGCCGGGCGCGGCGAGTTGGAGATCAGCACGACGTGGCCATGGTCGCGGTTGAACCGGCTCAGGGCCTCGCAGGCCCCGGGCCAGCTTTCGCGCCCGTTGTGGATCACGCCCCAGACGTCGCAGAGCAACAGGTCATAGTCGGCGGCGATGTCGGACAGGCCGGAGAGGGCGTGGGGGAGGGTCATGCGGGGCTGATAGCGGGTTCGGCCGCAGGGGTGAAGGCGGCGCGCGCCGGAACGCCGCTTCCCGCCCGGCGTTCGATCTCCGGGATTCCAAGGGAGAGACGGTATGCGGTCCATTCTGACGATGACGACGGTGGTGGCTTGCGGGCTGGTGCTGTCAGGGTGCGCGACCATGGGTGACGGCTACGCCTCGGCCTGCGAGCGCGACTATGAGCGGAACCGGCAGTATGCGACCGGCGCGGGTGCCGCCCTGGGCGCGGCCGTCGGGGCGGCCGTCGCCGGGCGTGACAACCGCGAGGAAGGGGCCGCCATCGGCGCGCTGGCGGGAGCCTTGATAGGGCGGGAGCTCTCCGAGGAAGAGGATCCCTGCGGCTATGGCTTCGGCGGGTATAACCGCGACGGACGGTACGGGCGGGAGCGGGTCTACTGGCGGGAGGACGGGCGGCGCTGGTAAGGGCTCGCCCCTAACCCATCCGCCGCCGGTGGTCCGCGCTGCGCAGGGTCGAGCGGATGAAGTCCGCGGGCGGGTCGGTCTCGGCCAGGACGGCTTCCTTGATGGCGCGGGGCTCGCCGAACAGGTGGCCCTGGCCCATGGCGACGTCGAGCTCGAGGATGTCGACGATCTGGCGTTCGCTCTCGCATTTCTCGGCAATCAGCTCGATGCCGTAGCGGCGGGTCAGGCCGGCGAAGTCGGCGGCGGAGATGTCGCGCAGACTGGGCAGGGCCGAGGCACCGTCGAGGTCGAGCAGCTGTTCGATCAGCAGGTCGGCCGCCACCTTCATGAACTTCACGTCTGACCGCTGCAGGTCGGCGAAGTCGAGGTCGAGGGTCTGGACCTTGTCGATCGAGAAGCGGAAGCCGAGGTCGGCCAGCTTGGCCATGTTGCGGGCCTCGACCGCGCCGCGGGCGTCGAAGGTTGCCTGGCCCAGTTCGAAGATCAGGGCCTGGTTGAGGTCGCGGTTCTCGGAGAGGAATTCGAGGAATTGCGGGAAGAAGGTCTCGTCGCCGAGCGAGGACAGGGCGACGTTGCAGAAGACGCCGACCTTGCGGTCCTGACGCGCCAGACGCCGAACGATCTGGGCGCAGCGGAACAGCAGCAGGTTGTCGATGGCGGGGACCAGACCCTCGCCCTCGGCGACGGACAGGTATTCCGCCGGCATCATGACCCGGTCGTCGGCCGCGCGCAGGCGGGTGAAGCTTTCGTAGAAGATGGTCCGGCGCTGGGGCAGGGAGACGACCGGCTGGAGGTAGAGGTCGACCCGGTTCTCGGCCAGGGCCTCGTGGATATTGGCCAGCAGGACGTTGGACTGTTCGCGGTGGCGGGCCTCATAGGGATTGGTCGGCGCCGGCTGGGCCGCGCGCTGTTCGAGCGTCTCGCTCATCTGCTGGATCAGTGTCTCCAGCATGCGGACCTCGCCCGAGAGGGCTTCGGTGGAGGTGACGGCCCCGGATTCGATGGCCTGGGCCAGTTCGGTCAGGGCCCCCTGGGTCGACTCCATGGCGTCGGCCAGCAGGCGGTGCGCCTCGCGGACCTGTTCGATTTCATTGCGCAGGGCGGACTTGTCGGCGCGGCCTGTGATGCCGACGTGGACGGCGACCATCAGGCCCATGGTGGCGATGGCCCCCGCCGCGCCCGCACCGGCGCCGAGGCCCGCGCGCCACACGAAGGCGCCGACCGTCAGGGCCAGGAAAAGGTAGCCGAAGAACAGGAAGGCCTGGGTGAGTGCGCGCATTGGAAACGGATGGTCCGTCTTCCCGGATGGAATCGCCCGAGTATCGGGGTATCAAAGCGAAACGCATAGCGTTCGTGCACGGATTCTCCCCACTTCTTCGAGGTTAACGATGGAATTGTTCGATCTGAGCGGCAAGGTCGCTGTCATCACCGGCTCGTCCAAGGGGATCGGCAAGGCGATCGCCGAACGGATGGCCGAACACGGCGCCCGGGTGGTGATCAGCTCGCGCAAGCCGGGCCCTTGCGATGAGGTCGCCCAGGCGATCAATGCCAGGCACGGCGAGGGCCGGGCCATTGCCATCCCGGCGAACATTGCCTCGAAGGAAGAGCTGCAGCGGCTGGTCGACGAGACCAATGCGGCTTTCGGCAGGATCGACATCCTGGTCTGCAATGCCGCGACCAATCCCTATGCGGGGCCGATGGCTGGGATCAGCGACGACCAGTTCGGCAAGATCCTGCAGAACAACGTCGTGTCCAACCACTGGCTGATCCAGATGGTCGCGCCGCAGATGCTGGAGCGGAAGGACGGGTCGGTGATCATCGTCTCGTCGATCGGCGGGCTGCGAGGCAACGCCCTGATCGGCGCCTACAACATCTCCAAGGCGGCGGACATGCAGCTGGCGCGCAACCTGGCGGTGGAGTGGGGACCGTCCAACGTGCGGGTCAACACCATCGCGCCGGGCCTGGTGCAGACCGACTTCGCCAAATACCTGTGGGAGAATCCCGAGCTGCTGAAGCAGGTCACCGACCCCGCGCCGCTGAAGCGGATCGGCCAGCCGGACGAGATCGCGGGGGCCGCGGTTTATCTGGCGGCACCCGCCTCGGCTTATATGACCGGCCAGACGCTGGTCGTGGACGGCGGGATCACCATTGCGTGGTGAGGGCGTCAGTTTTCGCCAGGACCTGACCTGGCGCCTGGAGTCGCTCGCCTTCGCGGGCTTCATCGGCTTCATGCGGCTGCTCGGCGTCGAGCGGGCCTCGGCGCTCGGCGGCTGGCTGCTGCGGACGTTGGGGCCGAAGACGGGGACGCAGCGCACGGTGATGCGCAACCTGCGCATCGCCTTCCCCGATATGCCGGAAGACGCGCGCGAGGCGCTGGCGCTGGCGCAGTGGGAACAGACCGGCCGCGCCTTCGCCGAGACGGCGGTGATGGACATTCTGGTCAAACAGGGCCGGAT includes:
- a CDS encoding MaoC family dehydratase, whose translation is MTELVTKHPSGGYILEELHVGMTAETNILVTEQRIQQFADASDDYNPVHMDEAFASKTAYRGRIAHGLLSASFGSAVVGTILPGAGAIYLSQTLGFHLPVRIGDEVLVRVSVKSVDPESARVELDCEGFVQGKLIMDGVALVRVPRRRRPAKD
- a CDS encoding TIGR01459 family HAD-type hydrolase codes for the protein MTLPHALSGLSDIAADYDLLLCDVWGVIHNGRESWPGACEALSRFNRDHGHVVLISNSPRPAPGVVVQLDALDVPRDSWRAVVTSGDATRHELAKRAPGPAWIIGPDRDWPLYDGLGLQVADGAADAAFISVTGPVDDETETPEDYRERLSAGVARGLELICANPDRVVQRGDRLIYCGGSLADLYESLGGRVTMAGKPFDPIYGLALAEGERLLGRPVDRSRVLCIGDGVVTDVLGANKQALDCLFIAQGIHGDAARGPDGRLDPARAADLLKAETTYARYAALDLAW
- a CDS encoding EAL domain-containing protein — encoded protein: MRALTQAFLFFGYLFLALTVGAFVWRAGLGAGAGAAGAIATMGLMVAVHVGITGRADKSALRNEIEQVREAHRLLADAMESTQGALTELAQAIESGAVTSTEALSGEVRMLETLIQQMSETLEQRAAQPAPTNPYEARHREQSNVLLANIHEALAENRVDLYLQPVVSLPQRRTIFYESFTRLRAADDRVMMPAEYLSVAEGEGLVPAIDNLLLFRCAQIVRRLARQDRKVGVFCNVALSSLGDETFFPQFLEFLSENRDLNQALIFELGQATFDARGAVEARNMAKLADLGFRFSIDKVQTLDLDFADLQRSDVKFMKVAADLLIEQLLDLDGASALPSLRDISAADFAGLTRRYGIELIAEKCESERQIVDILELDVAMGQGHLFGEPRAIKEAVLAETDPPADFIRSTLRSADHRRRMG
- a CDS encoding glycine zipper 2TM domain-containing protein, with the translated sequence MRSILTMTTVVACGLVLSGCATMGDGYASACERDYERNRQYATGAGAALGAAVGAAVAGRDNREEGAAIGALAGALIGRELSEEEDPCGYGFGGYNRDGRYGRERVYWREDGRRW
- a CDS encoding SDR family oxidoreductase, which gives rise to MELFDLSGKVAVITGSSKGIGKAIAERMAEHGARVVISSRKPGPCDEVAQAINARHGEGRAIAIPANIASKEELQRLVDETNAAFGRIDILVCNAATNPYAGPMAGISDDQFGKILQNNVVSNHWLIQMVAPQMLERKDGSVIIVSSIGGLRGNALIGAYNISKAADMQLARNLAVEWGPSNVRVNTIAPGLVQTDFAKYLWENPELLKQVTDPAPLKRIGQPDEIAGAAVYLAAPASAYMTGQTLVVDGGITIAW